Proteins found in one Coleofasciculus chthonoplastes PCC 7420 genomic segment:
- a CDS encoding DUF928 domain-containing protein, which yields MGGLKHFTYLGGMTLTFGLALVFAAPRLKAQSFDISLEFPEGEDIGAPERTGGGGQRGIPNIPCVTGNRRLTALTPTNNLITTISPNPKLFWYVPPTTAQSADFLLLDEQNREIYYTRIPLTHRPGIVELKLPDYISLTTEKRYLWTFALVCNPDDRSQDHFARGWIQRQPLQTGIAPPEELNTLLDQLVHEPEGIKKRLQEEGSNYAQERIWAETLMILARLYQQFPNDSAIADEMQELLTSVELDNIPINCWVHSCSVETQDAEETQDVEAMRELNN from the coding sequence ATGGGTGGTCTCAAGCATTTTACCTACCTCGGTGGGATGACGCTAACATTCGGGTTAGCGTTGGTTTTCGCCGCACCTCGACTCAAAGCACAGTCGTTCGATATTAGTTTAGAGTTTCCTGAAGGAGAAGATATTGGTGCCCCTGAGAGGACTGGCGGGGGAGGACAAAGAGGTATACCGAATATACCTTGTGTTACCGGAAATAGAAGATTAACGGCGCTAACGCCAACGAATAATCTAATTACCACCATATCCCCCAACCCTAAATTATTTTGGTATGTTCCCCCCACGACAGCCCAGTCAGCCGATTTTCTACTTTTGGACGAGCAAAACCGGGAAATTTATTATACGAGGATACCCCTAACCCATAGACCCGGTATCGTAGAACTCAAGCTTCCTGATTACATATCTCTGACAACGGAAAAACGGTATCTTTGGACATTTGCCTTGGTGTGTAATCCCGATGATCGCAGTCAGGATCATTTTGCTCGAGGGTGGATTCAGCGTCAACCCCTGCAGACGGGAATCGCCCCACCCGAAGAACTGAACACTCTTCTTGATCAACTCGTTCATGAACCCGAAGGGATCAAAAAACGTCTCCAAGAGGAAGGATCTAACTATGCTCAAGAAAGGATTTGGGCAGAAACGCTGATGATTTTAGCTCGACTCTATCAGCAATTTCCCAATGACTCCGCGATCGCAGATGAGATGCAAGAATTGTTAACCTCGGTTGAGTTGGATAATATTCCAATTAACTGTTGGGTTCACTCCTGTTCGGTTGAGACTCAAGATGCTGAGGAGACTCAAGATGTTGAGGCGATGAGAGAACTGAACAATTAA
- a CDS encoding CHASE2 domain-containing protein, translating into MYKSCKRWLWQWRGVWIVTPTITGLIVLLRWTGMLQTWEWTAYDQYMRWRPSESLDQRIGIVGIDEADVKKIGQLSRSILPDQIYAQAIAKLKTHNPKAIGLDVYRDLPVQPGHQELVKVFETTPNLVGIEKVVGDKRQDAVAAPPALKAKGQVGANDVIFDADTKVRRALLQVEDANGDVIPSFGFYLALLYLDAQGISPKPIPGEPNTWRLGKSTFSRFQKNDGGYVRTDAGGYQILLNYRGSKKHFETISLNDLLEDRIPPDWGRDRIILIGFVGESFQDWIFTPYSSSWFALPERMSGVELHANITSQILSAALEGRPLIQTWSQRQESLWILFWSTIGAIVTWQGRYQGKKRRVSVQRFLGLILAGGVLLGSTYGAFLIGWWIPVVPPLLALSGSVVAITSYLAHQGGKIRETFGRYLTNEVVANVLENPEGAKLGGERRTITILTSDLRGFTALTERLMPEEVVNILNFYFATMTDVITQYQGTIDEFLGDGILVLFGAPTLRDDDAQRAIACAVAMQLAMTSVNERMKHLGLPPLTMGIGINTGDVVVGNIGSSKRTKYGVVGSQVNLAYRIESYTTDSQIFISQSTLNAAGSWVRIDSKIRVQPKGLPEPIPIYEVGGIGKPYYLFLAKPDEQFLPLVDSIPLHYTFLEGKHVSDIFFRGTLVKLSAKGGEIKSEQFIKPLTNIKINLLMGDKLISASEDIYAKVLDKLSDDHSFYIHFTFLPPPVETMLSNRYKLLRQRQGESQEQAIKP; encoded by the coding sequence ATGTACAAATCCTGTAAGCGGTGGCTTTGGCAATGGCGCGGCGTTTGGATAGTGACCCCAACGATTACGGGTTTAATCGTTCTCTTGCGGTGGACTGGGATGCTGCAAACTTGGGAATGGACAGCTTATGACCAATATATGCGTTGGCGTCCCTCTGAATCCTTGGATCAGCGAATTGGGATCGTGGGGATTGATGAGGCGGATGTGAAAAAAATTGGGCAACTTTCTCGATCGATTCTTCCCGATCAGATTTATGCCCAAGCTATTGCTAAACTCAAAACCCATAACCCTAAAGCCATTGGTCTGGATGTTTATCGGGATTTACCCGTACAACCGGGTCATCAGGAATTAGTTAAAGTCTTTGAAACAACCCCCAATCTGGTGGGAATTGAGAAAGTGGTTGGCGATAAGCGCCAGGATGCTGTCGCCGCCCCCCCAGCCTTGAAAGCCAAAGGACAAGTGGGCGCTAATGATGTCATCTTTGATGCCGATACTAAAGTCCGACGGGCACTCTTACAAGTTGAAGATGCCAATGGAGATGTTATTCCCAGTTTTGGATTTTATCTAGCACTTCTCTATCTTGATGCTCAAGGAATTAGCCCCAAACCAATACCTGGCGAACCCAATACCTGGCGGTTGGGAAAAAGCACGTTTTCTCGCTTCCAAAAAAATGATGGAGGTTATGTCCGCACGGATGCTGGTGGCTACCAAATCTTATTAAATTATCGAGGGAGCAAGAAACACTTTGAAACGATCTCATTGAATGATCTTCTAGAGGATCGTATCCCTCCCGATTGGGGACGCGATCGCATTATTCTGATCGGTTTTGTCGGGGAGAGTTTCCAAGACTGGATTTTTACACCCTACAGTAGTAGTTGGTTTGCTTTGCCCGAACGCATGTCTGGGGTAGAATTACATGCTAATATTACCAGTCAAATCCTGAGTGCAGCTTTAGAAGGACGCCCCCTGATTCAAACTTGGTCTCAACGGCAAGAAAGCCTGTGGATTTTGTTCTGGTCTACTATAGGTGCTATTGTAACCTGGCAGGGACGCTATCAGGGGAAAAAACGACGGGTCTCTGTACAACGATTTTTGGGGCTGATCCTGGCAGGGGGTGTCCTGTTGGGTAGTACTTATGGGGCGTTTTTAATCGGGTGGTGGATTCCTGTAGTTCCGCCTCTTTTGGCTTTATCGGGTTCAGTGGTGGCGATTACCAGTTATCTTGCCCATCAAGGGGGTAAAATCCGCGAAACCTTTGGACGTTATCTCACCAATGAAGTTGTTGCGAATGTTTTAGAAAATCCTGAAGGGGCTAAATTAGGTGGTGAACGGCGCACGATTACTATATTAACGTCTGATTTAAGAGGATTTACTGCCCTGACTGAACGTTTAATGCCAGAAGAGGTGGTGAATATTCTCAATTTTTATTTTGCCACGATGACGGATGTGATTACTCAATACCAAGGAACAATTGATGAATTTCTTGGGGATGGAATTTTGGTTTTGTTTGGTGCGCCGACGCTTCGTGACGATGACGCCCAACGCGCGATCGCTTGCGCGGTGGCGATGCAGTTGGCGATGACATCGGTTAATGAACGAATGAAACATCTGGGTTTACCTCCGTTGACTATGGGCATTGGGATTAATACGGGGGATGTTGTAGTGGGCAATATTGGGTCATCGAAACGAACAAAATATGGAGTAGTGGGGAGTCAAGTTAATTTAGCCTATCGCATCGAATCCTATACGACAGACAGTCAAATTTTTATCTCTCAGTCTACTCTAAATGCTGCGGGAAGTTGGGTGAGAATTGATAGCAAGATACGGGTTCAACCTAAAGGATTACCCGAACCTATCCCCATTTATGAAGTGGGGGGAATTGGCAAACCTTACTACTTGTTTTTAGCTAAACCTGATGAGCAATTTCTGCCCTTGGTCGATTCGATTCCTTTACACTACACGTTTTTGGAAGGCAAGCATGTCAGCGATATATTTTTTCGAGGAACTTTAGTCAAACTTTCTGCCAAAGGTGGCGAGATTAAATCAGAACAATTTATTAAACCTTTGACGAATATAAAGATTAATTTACTGATGGGTGATAAATTAATCTCAGCGAGTGAGGATATCTATGCCAAAGTGTTAGATAAACTCAGTGATGATCATTCATTTTATATTCACTTTACATTTTTACCGCCCCCTGTAGAAACGATGTTATCCAATCGTTATAAGTTACTGCGTCAACGTCAGGGCGAAAGTCAAGAACAGGCAATAAAACCTTAG
- a CDS encoding autotransporter domain-containing protein, with protein sequence MQKQALAIASVLLSTLLPIEASAQNFEEFYIFGDSLSDVGNLFERSEGLFPPSPPYFEGRFTNGLVWVEVLGLELGLDHNPANNFALGGATSEDVLEQVIEFTTTTQPLDSNGLYTVWGGANDYIDVVPGTNPADIDTTTTVNNISNAVKTLIANGAETIIVVNLPDLGRTPLGLASPLAADAFTAAVNQYNRNLNAALQTLAQNREVQIVPLDVNPLVNEILAEPARYGITNVTEPCLNEATNTVCPNPDEYFFWDDIHPTAAVHELFGEAVLAVLISPQTVIPQADIALSVARRQTQTIDARLQSLRGVRETPPEQRFGAFVNGDINFGDKDTSNSEPGYDFTTTGVTAGVDYRVTGDLALGVAVSRLSNDTELDHDLGEVEVDGYAVSIYGNYNRGNFYTDTLVSYGWNDYEITRQIEFDNRRATADPDGNQLSVDVNGGYNVRAGNLSYGPTVGVRYDRVEIDHYTEEGAGSLNMAVQDQEAESLVLSAGVQAAYGFNVGNTTVTPNFRVRYEHQFANDSREIETELLTQPGIPIRATTDDPDRDYVRLGAGMDVQFSPNFSGAIDYETVVGREDYTDHGVRAQLRYQF encoded by the coding sequence ATGCAAAAACAAGCTCTAGCGATCGCATCTGTTTTATTATCTACCCTGTTGCCGATCGAGGCTTCGGCACAAAACTTTGAGGAGTTTTACATCTTTGGCGATAGTCTGTCAGATGTTGGCAACCTATTTGAACGATCTGAAGGTCTCTTCCCTCCTAGCCCTCCCTATTTTGAGGGACGTTTTACTAACGGTTTAGTCTGGGTGGAAGTTCTGGGATTGGAATTAGGACTTGATCACAATCCAGCTAATAACTTTGCCCTTGGTGGGGCAACCTCAGAGGACGTGCTAGAACAGGTTATTGAGTTTACCACCACAACCCAACCACTCGATTCTAATGGGCTTTATACCGTTTGGGGCGGTGCCAACGACTACATCGACGTAGTTCCAGGCACAAACCCAGCAGATATAGACACGACAACCACGGTCAACAACATATCCAATGCGGTGAAAACGCTGATTGCCAACGGCGCTGAAACGATTATCGTAGTCAACCTGCCAGATTTGGGAAGGACGCCTCTAGGATTAGCCTCTCCCCTTGCTGCCGACGCCTTCACCGCCGCCGTTAATCAATATAACCGCAACTTAAATGCCGCTTTGCAAACATTAGCTCAAAACCGTGAAGTTCAGATCGTACCGCTCGATGTCAATCCTCTGGTTAATGAAATTCTCGCCGAGCCAGCCAGATACGGCATAACTAACGTGACCGAACCTTGCTTAAATGAGGCAACCAATACGGTTTGTCCCAACCCCGACGAGTATTTTTTTTGGGATGACATTCATCCTACTGCTGCCGTTCATGAGTTGTTTGGAGAAGCGGTTTTGGCAGTACTGATTAGTCCTCAAACCGTTATCCCCCAAGCCGACATTGCCTTAAGCGTTGCTCGCAGGCAGACTCAAACGATTGACGCTCGGCTCCAGTCCCTGCGAGGTGTCCGCGAAACTCCCCCCGAACAACGATTTGGTGCATTTGTCAACGGTGACATCAACTTCGGCGATAAAGATACCAGCAATAGCGAACCGGGCTATGATTTCACGACGACAGGGGTTACTGCTGGCGTTGATTACCGCGTCACGGGCGACCTCGCGCTGGGAGTTGCTGTCAGTCGCCTCAGCAATGACACCGAACTTGATCATGACCTTGGCGAGGTTGAAGTTGATGGTTATGCCGTTTCTATCTATGGCAACTATAATCGGGGTAACTTTTATACGGATACCCTTGTCAGTTATGGTTGGAATGACTATGAGATAACCCGCCAAATCGAATTCGACAACCGCAGGGCTACTGCTGACCCGGACGGAAATCAACTATCGGTTGATGTGAACGGTGGTTACAATGTCAGAGCGGGCAACTTGTCTTATGGACCAACGGTAGGAGTTCGCTACGATCGCGTGGAAATTGATCACTACACAGAGGAAGGTGCGGGTAGCCTGAATATGGCAGTCCAAGACCAAGAAGCAGAATCGCTGGTTCTCAGTGCGGGTGTTCAGGCGGCTTATGGGTTCAACGTTGGCAACACTACAGTGACACCCAATTTCCGGGTACGTTACGAACACCAGTTCGCCAACGACAGCCGCGAAATCGAGACGGAACTCCTCACCCAACCGGGCATTCCGATCCGGGCGACTACAGACGACCCCGATCGCGATTACGTGAGATTAGGCGCTGGAATGGACGTGCAGTTTTCCCCGAATTTTTCCGGCGCGATCGATTACGAAACAGTCGTCGGGCGCGAAGACTACACCGACCATGGGGTTAGAGCTCAACTCCGCTATCAATTTTAA
- a CDS encoding EAL domain-containing protein has translation MQQNLCQESTSRQALQTALIEDRFCLYFQPIFPLLQGDEGHVHKEILIRMVGQDGRIIPPNYFLPCAEESGLMPSIDRWVLESFFNGIYHPSKCMGCWARDYYCGCIIAFNLSGSSVNDDSFLDFLENAVINHPVPPSSLVFEITETVALINIDKTRQFIQRLQNLGCQFALDDFGTGMSSLAYLKELPLDFVKIDGMFVRDVVQNPISEAIVSAIVQMAKAKQIKTIAEYVENVAILERLQALGVDYAQGFYLGKPTPILKRTPIF, from the coding sequence GTGCAACAAAATCTCTGTCAAGAATCAACCAGTCGTCAAGCCTTACAAACTGCCCTTATAGAAGATCGTTTTTGCTTATACTTTCAACCGATTTTCCCTCTCCTTCAGGGAGACGAGGGTCATGTTCACAAGGAAATTTTAATCCGAATGGTGGGACAAGATGGTAGAATTATCCCACCCAATTACTTTCTTCCCTGTGCCGAAGAATCTGGGTTAATGCCATCCATTGATCGTTGGGTGCTGGAATCCTTTTTCAATGGTATTTATCACCCGAGTAAATGTATGGGTTGTTGGGCAAGGGATTATTATTGTGGGTGTATTATTGCGTTTAACCTGTCTGGTTCCAGTGTTAATGATGACAGCTTTCTCGACTTCCTGGAAAACGCCGTGATTAATCATCCGGTTCCCCCCAGTAGTTTAGTCTTTGAGATTACTGAAACGGTAGCCTTAATCAACATAGATAAAACCCGGCAATTTATCCAGCGTTTACAAAACCTGGGTTGTCAGTTTGCTTTGGATGATTTTGGTACAGGCATGTCCAGTTTAGCCTATCTTAAGGAATTACCGTTAGATTTTGTCAAAATTGATGGTATGTTTGTGCGGGATGTGGTGCAGAATCCTATCTCTGAAGCGATTGTTTCTGCTATTGTACAAATGGCTAAGGCGAAGCAAATTAAGACGATTGCCGAATACGTGGAAAATGTGGCAATTCTGGAACGATTGCAGGCGTTAGGTGTGGATTATGCCCAAGGGTTTTACTTAGGTAAGCCTACCCCGATTCTCAAGCGAACGCCTATTTTCTAG
- a CDS encoding aldo/keto reductase gives MQYRRFGRTELHMPVFSCGGMRYQFKWKDMPAWLIPKDNQRNLEATIRRSIEVGINHIETARGYGTSEIQLGKILPKFPRDQLIVQTKVSPKPDPKEFLRQFEQSLKFLNLDYVDLLGVHGINTPQLLQDSIRPGGCMDVARQLQAQGKVRFIGFSTHGAKDLIVKTIETDQFDYVNLHWYYINQFNWTAIEAATRHDMGVFIISPSDKGGMLYKPPRRLVELCKPLSPMVFNDLFCLSHPQVHTLSLGASRPSDFDEHLKAVELLDQVDEILPPIVARLEAAAIARLGEDWFKTWHIGLPSHEETPGGVNIPVILWLRNLAIAYDMVEYAKMRYNLLTNAGHWFPGAKANQIRKINLQTCLHRSPHADTIPTLLEDADQRLGGTTVKRLSQQ, from the coding sequence ATGCAGTACAGACGATTTGGACGCACTGAACTACACATGCCAGTATTCTCCTGTGGCGGGATGCGGTATCAATTCAAATGGAAAGATATGCCCGCCTGGTTAATTCCGAAAGATAATCAACGCAACTTAGAAGCAACCATTCGTCGCTCGATTGAAGTCGGTATTAATCATATTGAAACAGCGCGGGGTTATGGTACATCAGAAATTCAGTTAGGCAAAATTTTGCCCAAATTTCCCCGTGATCAATTAATTGTCCAGACAAAAGTTAGTCCTAAACCAGATCCCAAAGAATTTCTACGTCAGTTTGAGCAGTCGTTGAAATTCCTCAACCTTGACTATGTTGATTTGCTGGGAGTTCATGGCATAAACACACCGCAATTGCTCCAGGATAGCATTCGTCCTGGAGGCTGTATGGATGTGGCGCGTCAGTTACAAGCCCAAGGTAAAGTGCGGTTTATTGGCTTTTCTACCCACGGTGCTAAGGATTTAATTGTCAAAACTATTGAAACCGATCAGTTTGATTATGTTAATCTGCACTGGTACTATATCAATCAATTTAATTGGACTGCAATTGAAGCCGCAACTCGCCATGATATGGGCGTTTTTATTATTAGTCCATCGGATAAAGGGGGAATGCTGTATAAACCGCCACGGCGATTAGTTGAACTTTGTAAACCATTGAGTCCAATGGTATTTAATGATTTATTTTGCCTGTCTCATCCCCAGGTGCATACCTTGAGTTTAGGTGCATCTCGCCCTAGTGATTTTGATGAACATTTGAAAGCCGTTGAATTATTGGATCAGGTTGATGAAATATTACCCCCAATTGTGGCACGATTAGAAGCCGCCGCGATCGCACGACTCGGAGAAGACTGGTTCAAAACCTGGCACATCGGTTTACCCAGCCACGAGGAAACCCCCGGTGGTGTGAATATCCCGGTGATTTTGTGGCTAAGAAATTTAGCGATCGCCTATGATATGGTTGAATATGCTAAAATGCGTTACAACCTCTTAACCAATGCGGGACACTGGTTTCCAGGTGCTAAAGCTAATCAAATTAGAAAAATCAACCTTCAGACATGTTTACACCGGAGTCCCCATGCTGATACAATTCCTACTTTACTGGAAGATGCGGATCAGCGCTTAGGGGGTACAACCGTTAAACGCTTATCCCAACAATAA
- a CDS encoding hybrid sensor histidine kinase/response regulator — MSSSLPQILLVDDTVANLQLVSDFLMKAGFNVLAVKSGIQALKIVAITEPDLILLDVVMPEMDGFEVCRRLKAQEETQDIPVIFMTAVADRANPSYKIKGLKLGAVDYISKPIQLEEVLLRVQTHLQLRALTQQLTEQNACLQQEIRVRHQTQQILQETERRWRSLLENVQLLVVGLDWQGDVEYMNPFGLGLTGYTSAEVFGKNWFNTFIPSSEQPQLKQTFHELLYHNSHAYYQNSILTKSGEERLIAWNNTVLRDITGAIAGIMSIGEDITQRQAVERMKNEFISLVSHELRTPLTSMRGSLGLLKMGVYDNQPDKAKRMLDIAVTDCDRLGRLVNDILSLERLDSGQVTLVKEVCDVADLIKHSVEAIDAIAEAAGIAIQVTPLSAQVYVAPDTIIQTLTNLLSNAIKFSESNTTITVGVQHQSDCILFHVTDQGRGIPTEHLERIFGRFQQVDVSDSRQKGGTGLGLAICRSIIQQHGGGIWAESTLGSGSTFYFTLPVYKESVQ; from the coding sequence ATGTCCTCTTCCTTGCCCCAAATCTTATTAGTTGATGATACTGTGGCTAATCTGCAATTAGTCTCAGATTTTTTAATGAAAGCAGGATTTAACGTCCTCGCGGTTAAAAGTGGCATCCAAGCGTTAAAAATTGTGGCAATAACCGAACCGGATCTAATTTTGTTGGATGTGGTGATGCCAGAAATGGACGGGTTTGAAGTCTGTCGTCGTTTAAAAGCGCAGGAGGAAACCCAAGATATTCCAGTTATTTTTATGACAGCCGTTGCCGATCGCGCGAATCCTAGTTACAAGATTAAGGGGCTAAAACTGGGTGCTGTAGACTATATCAGCAAGCCAATTCAGCTTGAAGAGGTGTTACTTCGTGTCCAGACTCACCTGCAACTACGGGCGTTAACCCAGCAACTCACCGAACAAAATGCCTGCTTACAGCAAGAGATTCGCGTGCGTCATCAAACCCAACAGATCCTGCAAGAAACGGAACGTCGATGGCGATCGCTCTTAGAGAATGTGCAACTACTGGTTGTTGGCTTAGATTGGCAGGGGGATGTGGAGTATATGAACCCCTTTGGCTTAGGCTTAACTGGCTATACTTCAGCCGAAGTTTTCGGGAAAAACTGGTTCAATACATTTATCCCATCCTCCGAGCAGCCGCAGCTTAAACAAACTTTCCATGAACTTTTATACCACAACAGCCACGCCTACTACCAGAACTCCATTCTGACCAAATCCGGTGAAGAACGACTGATTGCGTGGAATAATACCGTGCTAAGAGATATTACTGGCGCGATCGCAGGAATCATGAGTATTGGCGAAGATATTACCCAGCGTCAAGCTGTGGAACGGATGAAAAATGAATTTATTTCTCTGGTTAGTCATGAACTTCGCACCCCACTCACCTCAATGCGCGGTTCTCTGGGTTTGCTTAAGATGGGAGTCTATGATAATCAACCCGACAAAGCCAAACGGATGTTAGATATTGCGGTAACAGACTGCGATCGCTTAGGGCGATTGGTGAATGACATCCTTAGTTTAGAACGCTTGGATTCCGGTCAAGTGACGCTAGTTAAGGAAGTCTGCGATGTGGCAGATTTAATCAAACATTCCGTCGAAGCGATAGATGCGATCGCGGAGGCGGCGGGAATTGCAATCCAGGTGACTCCCCTATCGGCTCAAGTTTATGTTGCGCCTGATACGATTATTCAAACCCTGACGAATCTGTTGAGTAATGCGATCAAGTTTTCTGAGAGTAATACGACGATCACCGTGGGTGTCCAACATCAATCAGATTGTATTTTATTTCACGTTACCGACCAAGGACGAGGAATTCCCACGGAACACCTTGAACGCATCTTTGGGCGATTTCAGCAAGTCGATGTTTCCGATTCCCGCCAAAAAGGAGGTACTGGTTTAGGATTGGCGATTTGCCGCAGCATTATCCAGCAACATGGGGGGGGGATTTGGGCGGAAAGTACCCTAGGTTCTGGAAGTACCTTTTATTTTACATTGCCAGTTTATAAAGAATCAGTTCAGTAA
- a CDS encoding FmdB family zinc ribbon protein, whose translation MPLYEFRCDTCGDFEKWRTLAEAGTPLLCPTCQVVAKRVFSAPMVNLNSGSLPKPKEPRLVKRSTESTTPKYSQHKNGRPWMVSH comes from the coding sequence ATGCCGTTGTACGAATTTCGCTGTGATACTTGTGGGGATTTTGAGAAATGGCGCACATTGGCAGAAGCAGGAACACCGCTGCTTTGTCCAACCTGTCAGGTGGTAGCGAAACGGGTATTTTCTGCGCCCATGGTGAATTTAAATTCGGGGAGTTTACCCAAACCAAAGGAACCGCGACTGGTGAAGCGTTCTACAGAATCGACAACACCAAAGTATAGTCAGCATAAAAATGGACGCCCTTGGATGGTGAGTCATTAA
- the fmdA gene encoding formamidase: MPDVLFKVDLTKPMSEQELVGHNRWHPDIPAVVSVNPGDVFRIECKDWTDGQIKNNDNPDDVRDVDLTVVHVLSGPIHVNGAQPGDILVVDLLDIGALPGDEWGFTGIFARENGGGFLTDHFPNAAKAIWDLQGIYTHSRHIPGVRFAGITHPGLIGCAPSAELLAQWNKREAELVATNPNRVPPLAALPNPQNAILGSLKGAEFDRVAAEAARTVPPREHGGNCDIKNLSRGSRIYFPVYVDGAKLSMGDIHFSQGDGEISFCGAIEMSGYIDLHVDIIKGGVEKYGMTNPIFKPGPVEPRYSEYLVFEGISVDEVTGQQYYLDAHVAYRRACLNAIEYLKKFGFTGEQAYLLLSCAPIEGRISGIVDIPNACCTLALPTEIFNQPILPT, from the coding sequence ATGCCCGACGTTCTATTTAAAGTAGACCTCACTAAACCCATGTCAGAACAGGAGTTAGTCGGTCATAATCGCTGGCATCCTGATATTCCCGCCGTGGTTTCTGTTAATCCTGGCGATGTCTTTCGCATTGAATGTAAAGATTGGACAGATGGGCAAATTAAAAATAATGATAACCCCGATGATGTGCGGGATGTAGATTTAACGGTGGTGCATGTGTTGAGTGGACCTATTCATGTGAATGGGGCGCAACCGGGGGATATTCTGGTTGTTGATTTATTAGATATTGGTGCATTACCAGGGGATGAATGGGGCTTTACGGGTATTTTTGCTAGAGAAAATGGTGGTGGATTTCTCACAGATCATTTTCCCAATGCGGCTAAAGCGATATGGGATTTACAGGGGATTTATACTCATTCTCGTCATATTCCCGGCGTGCGATTTGCCGGAATCACTCATCCCGGTTTAATTGGGTGTGCGCCGTCAGCAGAATTATTGGCACAATGGAATAAACGGGAAGCGGAATTGGTGGCAACAAACCCTAATCGTGTGCCACCCTTAGCGGCATTACCCAACCCGCAAAATGCGATTTTAGGGTCGTTAAAAGGGGCAGAATTTGACCGAGTTGCCGCTGAAGCCGCCCGCACGGTTCCGCCGCGTGAACATGGGGGAAATTGTGATATTAAGAATCTATCGAGAGGGTCACGGATTTATTTCCCAGTCTATGTAGATGGTGCAAAACTGTCTATGGGAGATATTCATTTTTCCCAGGGAGATGGTGAGATTTCATTCTGCGGTGCGATTGAAATGTCGGGTTATATTGATCTGCACGTCGATATTATTAAAGGGGGTGTGGAAAAATATGGGATGACTAACCCAATTTTTAAGCCGGGTCCCGTTGAACCGCGCTATTCTGAGTATTTAGTTTTTGAAGGGATTTCAGTTGATGAGGTAACTGGGCAGCAATATTATTTAGATGCTCATGTCGCTTATCGGCGAGCATGTTTAAATGCGATTGAATACCTGAAAAAGTTTGGATTTACGGGAGAACAAGCCTATTTACTGTTAAGCTGTGCGCCGATTGAAGGGCGGATCAGTGGAATTGTGGATATTCCTAATGCCTGTTGTACATTAGCTTTGCCCACGGAAATTTTTAATCAGCCAATTCTGCCAACTTAG